DNA sequence from the Malus domestica chromosome 11, GDT2T_hap1 genome:
TCTAATTCAATATCATATACAGTTCTTGGTAAATGAGAAGACCAAAAATTTCCCCATTCCATGTTGACAACCTaatgaaaaacaattaaatattatttctaAACAATGACTTCATGTGAACAGACGGTAATGAAGAAGGCACCATCTCATCAAggtaaaaagaataaaatataaacatatgcatgTATATCTGAAGGGATACAAGAAAATGGATACCATGCTTCCAGATGCTGTAAGGAGCCCTTGAGACTTAATTATAGCATCTATCCTTTCCAAATAACAGGCATTAGTACCGGTTCCAATTATTACTGCAGCAACAGTGTCTGTATCGTGATAATGTCCAAGTGATAATGTTCCCACACTGTCATTGACCTGGTTAAGGAAAAGAACTATGTTCACAGATTTTACAACCAAAGCAGTAATCACAATCACACAAATTATTTACTGGGGCACATCCCCACAAAAGTTACATAATTGATAAAAAaacaaggattttttttttacagaaaaaAGTTACAATGCAAAGaacttttcatttgataaacCACTCAATAGTTTTTGTTCAGTTTATTGCTTTTCCTATGCGTTAATTTATTGCAATGGTCAGCTAGCTCCCTATGTGATTTAGGGACTATGGCACATTTATTGCAATGGTCAGCTAGCTCCCTATGTGATTTAGGGACTATGGCACATGTAGTTGAGAATTTGCCCATTCCGAACGTTCCACATtctaaataaactaaaaaatttCCAGAATATTTTCCCTCTTAAAGATAAACCCCATGTTAGCACAAATTTAATCTAATagaatatgcaaaatgaaattaGCAATATTATTTAAAGATGAAAAACTGCATTCTTACAAGTGCTGCCACCCTCATATTCAGACCCTTCCTGGTCATTGCTTTCTCCAAGCATCCCGCAATCTCTCTTCCAACCTGACAAAACATTTTAAATCATATTTCAGGTGAGAAGCGGGAGCTCTTCCAAGCATAATTTACTAAAGAACTTATTAAGAAAATTCCAGAATCATCAAATCTTCTTTACTACTTATCTTAGTTAATACAACGGAAAAATATCAAGAtgattattctttcttttttttctttttctctttttggtaTTTGGCTTTGGACCATGTCAAATCGGCTTTCTGAGGTCAGGTCATGCACAAATCAAAACTCAACCTAAAAACTGACCCTCGAACTGATTAAAATACTGCTCCATGTAGGACTTATTATGCATCAGCAATAAGAAATGTTTTTTTAAGCAACTATGCTCTTGCCTTCACAAAGTTCCCTATAATAGTTGAGTTTCCTTGAAGTACAATATACTGGACACCATGCAACTAACCATGTCTTCAATCGCAAACCCTTTTGTCCATTTTAATAAAGTGCCTGATGAAACAGAAATTTGTTTCACAGGAAAAGAGAACGTAAATCCAAGCTCCCTTCTTCTGTCCAGTGAAAGCTTagaaacatctctctctctttcaacaAACTCCTTCAATGATGAAGCAATAAAATCAAATAGATCCTGCAGGAAATTGAAACACATCAGCTTTCATGACAGCAAAACGTTGAAAGTTTTCAAGTATGTGCTAAACAGTTATAGAGATCTGAATGTACAAATTCAGTCACCTCACTTGTCCCAGTCATCAAATCTTGAGGAATGGCTTGTCGATACACATCATGTTCCAAGGTAGAGGACCTCGTACCTCCAAGCTTAACCCGCAAGACCCTAAAGTTAGTACCGCCAAGATCTAGTGCATAATAAGTTCCCTTCTCAGTCCTGAcccaaaagataaaaaaaagtaaaactaatcagtctcattttcttttttacaaAAAACAATACTTATAAAGAACTAAAAGAATATGCACATACATAAACCAACAAACTGTCCACCCATACAGAAACTTTTAGCATTGTCAACAAGCTTAAAGGCAACCTCCATCAGATCTAAGCTAAACAAAATCTTAAATGAAAACATCTTGCCAATTTGCATAATCAAAGAGGAATCTTACATCTTGAAACTCAAACGAAACCAAAGCCTATAAAGAAGTCCAAAATCAAACTGTATCTAACAAAAGCTCCACACCCACCCCAccatatttttttcaaaatttcttcTATTTGGTTATTCACACCACCCAAAATACAGCCATCGCACTAATCACACAAGACTTTCAACTTACTCTTCAAATGTAAATCTAATGCTTCTCGCCAAACAATGAAATGCATGTTTCCAGAATTACACAGCACAGGTGAGCTTTCTTAAATAACCATTTGCAGTGATGCTAAAGCATGCTAATACAAAGTAGAAAACTCCACACTGTTATTGTACACGTACCATAACCATTACAAAAATAAGATATTGGAACACTTTTTCAAATTATAGATTCAGAGGTAGTGGGGTCTTCTTATTCTGTCTTCTTATTCTGCAACTAGACATTGCATCAATCATTGCCAAACTGGATGGATAATTGATATGAACCTAAAAGCCGATAATGGTCCACATTTCTAGATAAATAATGACTTATCAACCATATTTACGTCTAAGCTTATGGCCAAAAGTATTTACAGATAAATGGCGCAATCAAGTCCTAGTTGCAAACTTTGATAGTGTCAATGAGGGACTTTAGAGTTCCGTGCAACTTAGGATAATTTTGTTAGGATGCACTACAAAAGTTAGAGAAAGAAACCCAAAAATGGCTAGATGCAAAAAATTAGAGGGAACTTTGAAATGACATTTGAAAGTCCCTTGTTTAGTGTCTTTGTACTGCATTTGCAGTGTTTTGTAGCGGTTGAGTAGTTCATGGTAGTGTTCTTGTAGTGCATATTTAACAATTGAGTCTAAGGTTAAATGAAATTTAAagtccctcatccaaacataacaTAACTGAATGTGAAAGTACTGCGGAATAGATTTTGagttaatacaaaataaaaggtcAAATACATGTAGATAAACAATACATTGAATATTAACACCACACTCCGAAAGACTTTCACTCTACTCATATTGCTAAATTTTCAATTAACAGACTTATGCCCAGCACAGTACTGATTAAATCAGTGTCGAATGTCAAAACACCATGGAAGACTAGAATAGTttagaaaagaatgaaaattgaATAATATACAACCTCCCAATTGAAGAACTTGAATAGCGGTTAAATCTAGAAGAAAGGCAGAATGAAGACCAACATCCAACAATTCCAAAATAGCACCTTGGCTAAGAAATTTAAACGAGGGTAGAACTATTCGACGACACACATCAGATAGCAATACGAAATGCATACAAAAGTGGGGGAACGAAACTACAGTACCACAAGATAAGTTGAACAAGAAGAATGACAGTAAAAGAATTGTAACAAAACAACAAATCATAAAACCACGTAAGCTTCAAACAAATACATCCCTAaataccaaaaccaaaacattaaaataaagcTACTTTCTTGCCCCAAATAATCAAACAAACGCAACCAAACATAAATGATAAACCCATTACACTCCAATCAGAAAAAGCCCCAGGAACATAACCACCTAAATTTTCATCAAATCACAACATTACCATCTCAAATCACcaacaacccaaaaacccagttGATTAAACAGATAAAGCGAAAATCCCCATTGAAGATAAATCAAGTGGAGCATTCAAGACTATTACCCATTGGGTAGTTTATCCACAAAAGTGAGCAGCATTTTGAGCTTGGAACCACCGTCAGAGGCCAAACCGGCGTGCATCTCCACCGCCATGGCGTCCACCACCTGCCTCAACCTCCCCACTGTGGTTTCACAGCTATGCTCGAGGTCCTTCAAAACACCAACCACTCTGCTCCACTTCCTTCTGCACCTTATCCTCCGACCCACCACCACCGTCGCTACCGCACACGCCGCCACCGCCACCCCAACCGCCAATCCGACCGCCACCTTCCCCATACCCCTGACTTATACACGCCCCCTGTCCCAATTCAAAATCGCACCGCCAAACGGCATCGTCTCGTCGGCCTTCCAGTGAAACGACACCATATCACCATGAACGCGGACCGGCTTATGTGGCGTATGGCTTTGGATTGTGCTTTTGTGAGAGCTCTCCCCCCCTATCACTCCCAATCCCCCCCCCAACGGTTGAAAGTAGGGGTTCGGATGGTTACAACAGTTTGAGTTTATCGACGGAGGATGGCCTTTAATCTCCGGTGGGTTTTCCGGCGAGAATGTTCAGAAAAGTGGTGCGGATGAGCCCCTCGAGAAAAGGCGCTACAGAGAGGGAgaggtggagagagagagagaggcgttGCGACTTGCGATTCGAGGCCAGTGCTGTCGAATGCGAATCGGTGGATACTTGTATGTAGTCTCGAAATGACAAAACGGCCCTTGAGAATCATTTCGACGCCGATTGTCTGCGGCTGCGGCAATTTGTTAAACCTGGAAGATTATGCGGAGGTTAAAAAGGAAATTCAGCCACTTAGTATAACAATTTGTgatattcatcttcaattaTAACTGAGAGGTGTTAAGTTTAAACTtcgtcaaaaacgaatttgaatcacattattactaacttATTGTTAAGCTAACCCTCACTTCAAGATTTTTTGCTAATGGGTGGTGTGGGGTAAAATTTGGCATGATTTTTGCTCGTGGGATAataatttgtttgattttggCTTGATACTTCCAACCAACAAATGTTCTTAGTCTATATTAATTATCTtcctaatgatttttttttttttgaatattccATTACATGTACCATCGAATTTGACAAATATGATTAATTATTTCTTTGTTGTCATTAATATGTAACAAAATGGAACAACAAGAATTACTATTTGATATACTCATAAAACCGATAACAAAAAACTAATTAACAACAACTCAACCATAATTCACAATGAATAAATATTTTGATAAAGAAATAATTTTTACTCTTATTCAACCAACAGTTTGAAATATACACAAGTAttccaaaattaattttggatGCAAAAGTCGACCTTGTGTCTGATGGAGAAAAAACAAGTGTTTGAAAATCACTTCTCGAAACTCGAAAGGAATCGCCCAAATGCCACTCTAGTAACACCTAATAGTATACCAACTAAGTTCTTGttttttcgaccaaaaaaaaatatctaagtTCTTGTGTAATGATGAGGGTTGGAGAAGGATCCATATAccataagaaaaacaaaaagggtAAAACCGGAACAAAAGTTGTGTATGGAAGGGTTTTGGCCCCTCTTTCCaatcaaatatttatttattttaaaacaacaaatttataaaaataaaaaataaaaaaaaaagctcgggttttgtgtgtgtgtgggcgTGGGTAAGTTGGCAGTGCCATACTCGTTGGCAGCTGCGTTCTGAAAGGAGGAAACAGCGGCGGTAGCTGCGTATGCGCCGCCGTACAATTGCCAGCTGGCTCCCGCTAAGACACAGCTATCCTCACTGTAAAGCTACCACCTCAGAACAAGAACAAGTACTTCCTCACCGTTTTCCCCATAacgtcttatatatatatatttgaaagatTACAATATTTTACAGCTTGCATGGAAGACACATTTTGTGTTGACTAACAGTCTAACAGTGTcacgtttttaattaaaataatagtacAATATATATGTGCTATGTGAAATGGACCGATTTCACTTGTTCCAAAATTTAGGTAAACATTAGTTTCTTCGAAGTGGGAACATGTactataacattaactcttaaaaGTCCCTTGTTCGACGTGTACGTACAACTTCGTATTAGTACTCTCGTTTTATAGTGTTTAATGAACTGATTTTTTATTGAGTACTTACACACTTGTATCATTATAAgtagtggcgaagccaggaattgTTGAAGAGAGGGGCGACATTTAAAAGGTTTAAGGTCCTAAAAAATGTGGACATCCATTCAAGGTCCAAGTCTTGGGTTGGCAAGAAGATTATGTGAACTACCCAGAATATTCGTAGGAGAATTTGCACTGACCAAAATATTCGAAATATTCGAAAGAGTATTTGAAATACATTATTATGTGGAGGAGGATTTAAGCATCCTTTCTTGTTGTATCATGTCATTACATAACTATTTAACGAGTAAAGTTCTAAGACGTAAGTGTTGGATGAGCGGTGGACGTGACCCAACGCTTAGGTGAGGATCTAGATGAACTAGGTTGTACATATAAAtaagtgtttatttattatatagtgataatatctaaaaatattgattaaaaaacacataatatataaaaatattgacaattttttttgttatttgttgAATTTGATATAAGACATAAAAATTCAAAGCATTACGAGTTCATAATAcaacaaaatatttttgaagCTAGTATGAATTTATAGTTAATTTTAACATAAATAAGATTGGCAAATACGTAGTTTGAAAACTATGTGGGCAAACTAATTAGACAATAActaaaaaacaaatacaaaaaaagtACATGTAAATATCAAGTTAGGTGGTGCAAATTGAATAGTTAAAATTGGGTGAATTTTACAAGGACACGTGGGATgggatgggagagagagagtctctTCTTCCTCCCTCGTTTTCTTCATTGGAACCTGAACTCCATTTCAGAAACTGCAAATTACAGGTCCCCCTTCCTCCTTTCTTTGGCCTTgggtattttgaaaaaaatagacAGCTCGCGCACAGCCTGCGCTACGCAGTAGAAGGGAAACCTAGAAAGGCAGAGCACCAGACggaatttcatcactttcgACGGGATCAGAACCACCACTCCTGGGCTTGATTTCCGGCGAGAGGAGGGGCGGCCGCCCCTCCTCGCCCTTATGTAGCTTCGCCCATGATTATAAGTTCATGCAAACAGAAGGTGTTAACGTTAAACCGATTGGGTAGAGGTGGCAACATTTTGGACAAGTAGAGTGCTTACAAAAGGAAAAGGATCCGGGATCCTTTTCCTGAGGATTTGAGGAATCCCGTACTCATgtatgttcatcgtacatcgtgtgatcagtttttgttatgtaatatttatatttaattttaaattttaaataatttctgatcacatgatgtacgatgaacagacaTAATTACGAGATCCCTTTGGATCCTCAAGAAAATGATTCGGTGATGATCCTTTTCCCTTACAAAACACCATATATGACGTGGACGTGGAGATAGTTGTAGTTGTGGCACAATACATGCATTCCAGCATCTACTAAGTTATAGACCTTCTATGTGGCAAATTCTCATCCATATATCTatttgcatacacacacactagcCTTAATACACGCGCTCATACGCTTGCAGAAGACATATTTTGAATCATGACATGCTACGTACGACTTACACgctttaaatgtatttatatgcgtaaattgacaaaaggaaagtcaaatatttgaagtaaatgaataattttagattatgctagaagaaacccttcataaaccaaataaaatagctgaattcacataataaaattggtTAGAATTTACATtcagaatagagaaaataatatttaataaacaattgattgaatcacattattgttagctcattgtaaggctaagcccacctctctcccctttagtgtagataacatagtttgttaaaaaaaaaatttatttgacaactaattgaatcacattattatgcgcaTGCGAGagactttttttataactggcaCTATGCACCTCTTAAGTGTttaaaaattgagaaataatatttaataaacaaccgcgtgcaaaagacattttttgaattacAACGTGCTATGCACAACTTagacattttaaatgtatttatatgtgtgaattgcttcaatatttttttatttcgttattttctttttttatcacTGGCGTTGCCGCTACGTGCCTATCAAAATGTTTTAAACACAACATtcataatttttcttattttttattatatttttctttcccatCAAATGGGCACcatcaactttgtcatttctttattcttttctttctcccctttcatttttttattcttttctctctccccatttatatatttatattatattttatgatgaCCAAATTACCAACTTACTCTTGCataatttgatatattattttaggtaggttttgaatttttttggccAAAGGGCAGTTTGGTCCAATTATTTTTTGTCGAAGCGAGTGACACCAAAATTTTTGTCGCATACCAAATTTTACTGTTCATCGCACtgctcactttatatatatataattaattaatatttacttactgttgtaaatagtgggtatatttgcccacatgtgtatagtataGACTCACAAGCTAAATAGTAAtcattttgtaattttccattgaagtggctctataaatagagcacttcgATTGTTCAAAGTTAGAGAATatcaagaagagaaaagaaagaaatataatactCTTAGTATCCCTAATTTTCTAATACCTGCAATACTTTTGTGGTGGTAGTAACAACTAaacagtgtgatattttgcaccacttctataacatcccacatcgcccaggggagtgatccttaaatgtatattctcatccctacctaacatgaggcattttgggagctcactggcttcggattccgtaggaactccgatgttaagcgagaaggaggccagagcactcccaggatgggtgaaccactgagaagttgctcgtgagttcccaaaaacaaaaccgtgatggcGTGGTCAagacccaaagcggacaatatcgtgctacaatggtggagcgggctcgggaagtgatccgccccgagctgggatgtgacatctTCGTCATCGCTTTTAGCAAAGGTTAtctatccaaaaacaaaaccatgatggCGTGGTcaaggcccaaagcggacaatatcgtgctacggtggtggagcgggctcgggaagtgatccgccccgggctgggatgtgacatctTCGTCATCGCTTTTAGCAAAGGTTATCTATctaaattttgcctatttataacacttACTCCCTAAATCTTGTAGCCGTCATATAGACCTATAAATAGGAGTTTCAATTCGTTAATTTTACATCGTGCAAGAGAATAGGCAGCATGCAATACATGCAATATGGTTCTCCTGGGGCagcagagaggagagagagctaGGGTTTGATGTATGGAGATTGCTAGTTGGTTAGTCTGGCAAGAGTTTTCTTTATCGAGATGAATGGTTTGTgtaatttgttaaaaaaaattattttttgataaagGAAACCATGAGTTATTGTGATTTTTGATCTATTTTCAAATCTCTCTATTTCAAGTTAAGCAtgttgaatttgttgaaatgtGTTcgaaattattatatataaggTACACAGGAACACTAAAGCGTAGAATGGACAATATAAGGGTCACCTTATGAGTTGCATATTAtatggaaactttaacgaaaagctctcggtactgttcactttaacgaaaaaccacatttttacactaaaatgtcaatcatggtactattcactttaccctttattttgtccgtatcgttaaaatgtggtttttcgttaaattgaacagtaccgagagcttttcgttaaaacttcctatTATATATGAATGATAACCAACCAGTGAAGGGAAGATGTGATGTAGAAGTATGTAGGTAAATCTTTGATATTGTTATCATATTTTATAGTGTATGAAGATGGTAGGCTTGACTAACATATAATATTTTTTAGGAATATTTTGGATGCAATatctaatccttaacattctttaattaaaaccttaatagtattcaaagtttgatcaaggtctcttgactttgtacaccttattatattactattaatatttatatttttatagttttgacattaattgtttaatattttatgagatttataatcctataaatttcaAATCCCTTATTataattgtcacatctcggcctgggtccatcacatcccgggcccgttccaccaccgtagcacaatattgtccgttttgggcttaccattccctcacgttttatttttgggaactcacgagtaacttcccagtaggtcactcatcctgggagtgctttggcctccttctcgcttaacttcagagttcctacagaacccgaagccagtgagctcccaaaaggccttgtgctaggtagagatgtgaatatacatttaaggatcactctcctgggcgatgtgagatgttacaatccacccctcttaggggcccaatgtcctcatcggcacacttttggccaaggattggctctgatacaaTTTGTCACATCTCAGCCCGGttcaccacatcccaggcccgttccaccaccgtagcacgatattgtccgctttgggtttACCATTCCCTGGCGATGTGtaatgttacaatccaccccccttaggggcccaatgtcctcgtcggcacacttccggccaaggattggctctgataccatttgtcacatctcagcccgggtccaccacatctcgggcccgTTCcatcaccgtagcacgatattgtccgctttaggtttaccattccctcacgattttatttttgggaactcacgagcaacttcccagtgggtcacccatcctgggagtgctctggcctccttctcgcttaacttcagagttcctacggaacccaaagccagtgagctttcaaaatgcctcgtgctaggtaaggatgagaatatacatttaaggatcactccctgagcgatgtgggatgttacaataatgctattagaaacggttacaataaaaaaaatcaaacattttgattgaataaatggataaaaactatgtgaaaataagaaataataaatggcaaaagaatgtatccgtagtgttaaaaaaattggtacatttcacatataacaaagtggtacattaataaagaagaatgggtacattaaaaataaattagggtacagataaaatattaaaaattatgaatacaaatgaatttttaaaaatataggcgctaaaagaaattaatacatgggtacaaaataaaactaaaaaagaaaatactaaaaagtttaaaaaaatgttgcaaattaaaagtgggtacaaactaaaaatataaatatatgatacaaagtttaggcataaaacataaatataccatatgtaatttttctatcattgattaaatttacaatgtcacgtgacggtatacacatgcgtacaaacacaaataaaactttaaaaaatatgggcacaaaaagaaactaatatatgggtacaaattaaaaatgaaaagaaaattggtacaaattaaaaaatatttgcaaattaaaaataggtacaaactaaaaataaaatatatatgataaaaaacttaaccataaatataaatatactaattgtaacatttttaacattaaaggaatatatttaaaaaaaaattattattcaaataattaatgatgttattaatatccaatgatcttgatcaaaaattaaaaatgaataggattttaatcaatgaagtaacAAGAAGaatgatgtgaacctaatttttcctattttttacTTACTGAGTGACGATGCTTGTTGTTCACCCTTCACTTTTTTAGTTTATATATGAGTTATTTGGCAACACAATGACAAGAGTAATTGAGGTTTTGTTAGATTGGGAATTTgagtgttttatttattttgtaactCGTAAGGTTTGGGGAGTTATTTGTAAAACTGCCAGGcctccctctctctatctcttcaatctctttctctatcCTCGTCCAGTAGATCCGTAGCACATAATCGTGCCAGTCCGATTCAAAGTTAGAGCAATCGGCAAATTGGACGGGAATTCGCCCAACATCGTCGCAGTTCATCATCTCCTAACTTACCAATTAAACTTTTAACTACAACGTGTTAAATATCAATATCTTAAGGTTGAAAAACATTTTCGATTTTGTTTTTTCACTTTTTCAATTTAAGAATGTGTTCAACAATACAGCACAATGTATccgtcaaagaaaaaaaatacataaaatataatatttcaacattttatatagaTGGACAAAGTGCTTCGACACCAATATTATCTAAAATTTGACAACTTGTAGCTCAAGAGATGTGAGGTTTTATCTTAAAAAAAGCATTAATGTAATTATGAATGGAACTATGTACTTAGAAGTTGtaaattattttgttaaaaactCCCGGTGTGAATTTACAGCACGGCCCTCATTTAAGACCTTGTCTTTACTGGgccacattaaaaaaaaaaatctacattaagagctggtttggtattgttgtgctttgaaaaaaagttgttgtaagaataagcggctgtgctatgagaataagcggctgtgaaataaatcagcagagtgtttggtaaacttttttgtaaaagtgcttttggaaagaaaaaaaaaacaatctgatagtgggtcttttcattaaaggagcactgtaactccgtgtgatttgaaaaaaaagccagttttccaaagctacaaatagtagcttcagctttttcctttgatttcagcttattctc
Encoded proteins:
- the LOC103448288 gene encoding hexokinase-3-like, giving the protein MGKVAVGLAVGVAVAACAVATVVVGRRIRCRRKWSRVVGVLKDLEHSCETTVGRLRQVVDAMAVEMHAGLASDGGSKLKMLLTFVDKLPNGTEKGTYYALDLGGTNFRVLRVKLGGTRSSTLEHDVYRQAIPQDLMTGTSEDLFDFIASSLKEFVERERDVSKLSLDRRRELGFTFSFPVKQISVSSGTLLKWTKGFAIEDMVGREIAGCLEKAMTRKGLNMRVAALVNDSVGTLSLGHYHDTDTVAAVIIGTGTNACYLERIDAIIKSQGLLTASGSMVVNMEWGNFWSSHLPRTVYDIELDADSPNPNDQGFEKLISGMYLGDVVRRVIVRMSQESDIFEPISSKLSMPFILRTPLIAAMHEDDTPDLEEVGSILRDNLEIPDVPLKVRKLIVKVCDVVTRRAARLAAAGIVGILKKIGRDGSGGITGGRSRSDHRMRRTVVAMEGGLYTGYTMFREYLHEALTEILGEDIAQHVVLKVTEDGSAMGAALLAAAYSSYPLDSVQLQ